In one window of Streptomyces griseus subsp. griseus DNA:
- a CDS encoding non-ribosomal peptide synthetase, producing the protein MTEPSAPHVLLSPTHFADVRRRIGEYSDRTVAEACAIGLAYWATGTGPEGIDLTPGTSFADVLGWVDNGGGGSRGWEVGADGLSVTVPDGVPVADAQLALDDLADFPDRPVGTIGPSGIAARIETLAGWNDNRADRVRPTVVELFREQARSRPNAVAIVDEHRTLTYREAAEKSAQLAQHLIGRGLDSEQVVGISLGRSAEMVIGLLAVLQAGCAFVPLDPQWPAARRAVVIEDAGVVLQLDGSGVSDASEPDAVAVDLGDWGFGSCPAQAPEVVVHPTSLAYVIFTSGSTGRPKGAMIRHEAISERLLWQREEILRFGHDDASLFKAPLSFDISINEIFLPLVSGGRLVILRPGGERDPHHLLSVIAEQRVTFTYLVSSMLDVLLEIEAGSGRLDSLRHVWCGGEVLTPELYERFRTRLDIPMYHGYGPAETTIGVSHVIYRGEAERLSTSIGKANPNTQLYVLDDELRPVPVGVGGELYVGGLLLGRGYVGAPGLTASRFVANPFASDGSRLYRTGDLARFAPDGSLDFLGRADNQIKIRGMRLEIEDVEASLAEHPRVRHTCVVARKNSAGGTYLVGYVIPSTGGEELTADEVTAWATAHMVEYMVPAHLVVLTEFPLTANGKIDRAALPEPARPTGGLVAPATENERLVCAAVAAVLRVDDVGVDQDFFLLGGDSILAISLLSALREVGLHVTARQIFTNGTVGALAAVASRDDVSAVDHADTPTGSVVGSPIVQWLGETTEAVDGFVQSVVLNTPAALTADALSTVLTAVLDRHDMLRARLVRGERWSFDIPPAGAATVGWEESDAPLEECVERATGALDPDNGVMLRAVWRRAERQLVLVAHHVVIDGVSWRILMEDLATAWRRHASGAAVELPPVGTSFRRWTQLLERADFATDRTYFERALPGEDAPIGRRSLTEADTVARERTRTLTVGPEETAALLGEVPATFHAGVNDVLLTALAVALARWRRDRGQEQTFAHIELEGHGREGRFVADAVGFDPELSRTVGWFTTLFPVTVDPGAAPDLTAPAYLAAALKAVKEDLARVPSNGLSYGALRYLTDTGPVAPAPQVLFNYLGRFDAGASGDWQLAGTTGQLGERRDPRMRLPRALEFNAIAEPDADGAYELVTTLSWPEGVFTDEDTATLAAYFGEALSALATLEEGGHTPSDFPLVALAQADVDDLDSAELRDILPLTPLQEGLYFHSVFDDDATGSYVEQQLLTLEGEVDAGRLAAAATRLLTLHPNLAARFTALADGRVVSVLESGVRAPFTTLDRPAITDDEIRGLAERDRRAGFDLATGPLMRYTLIRAGAGRTVLVQTVHHIIADGWSVPPMLRALLAEYHAPGSVYPIGGYRDYVGWLARQDQDESDRVWREELADLPGPSLVAEGHTPSEQFADIAAEPAEDIDIAARSAGVPLSVAVHSAWAVTLGGILHGRDVVFGSTVSGRDADVPGIRDMVGLFINTIPVRARWSATDTAYDLLTAVKEHQSAVLAHQHVSLARIGRQSGAGSLFDTLVVFDVATDVDALRGPDDTLAVTDIVNEGAPHYPLTLVVERSHDGRPRFNLIYDGELLRRESAAAILHAFTRTLTELLSRPDARVDELAPESDRAPERAAPTTLGALFDTAARRDPAATAVTQCALDGGTRSLTYGELTTAKNALTSVLGAAGVRPGQRVAVAVPRSLEQVVALIAVVTAGGAYVPLDLAYPDERLEYILADSAPQVVLVDRDQRDRFTRLLESAGVEARVLVQGDEQPSAGTAAPEVSPQDAAYVIYTSGSTGRPKGVVVPHSAVATLLANTRPDMDFGPDDVWVQFHSFSFDFAVWELWGALAHGGELLVPEYALTRSPVDFHRLVRERGVTVLNQTPSAFHQFVEADLHADRPVTALRRVIFGGEALDLGRLRGWVERHGTGAPELVNMYGITETTVHVTHRVLTDEDFTGGTDVSPIGGPIPGLTTYLLDDRLRPVPPGRVGAIYVAGDQVSLGYLGRPALTASRFVANPFAGDGSRMYHTGDLARRTLDGELEFAGRADDQVQLKGFRVELGEVENAMREVNGVVDVAVTVADSGDHLVAHIVGAAPADLTTLLSAKLPVHMVPGRVLPVDALPLTVNGKLDRKALTERAAHQDGPQQERATGGSDALTALVDIFAGTLTGTSVDADTDFFGAGGDSIIAITVVNRARALGLPIAPRDVFLRKTPRALADHLATRAPQTAPTPVTRREDGPLPLTPIILRRRELGGSLARFAQARALEVADGTGLADIRRAANAVVAAHPALRLRLGTEHGVWTLRTEPAREATLATPDTTDATAAANAAAGRLDPEAGDVIAFSWLAASRTLVVTVHHLAVDAVSWLILLDDLTTALTGAALEPPTTSYAAYAEALAVRSAESAEGLGHWLTTLQAPPLVPAPGELRETTAVLPPDVSDLVTRTAPAALGVGLTELLCGALRTALTHIQPTPTDLAIDLERHGRVPAAEHHDYTRTVGWFTSIAPVRLTPHTDPVAAAREIAERQPDEEGHVAYGRLRYLNPQTAPLLTARPQVLFNYLGRGGESEALRVTGDGEGESPYAVEVNAWTDDATGSLHAALTLAAGIPEELTDHWLTALTQIGSAAATAERTAPVTPLQRGLFFQAQMAGAAGHYVAQSWFTFDRRLDTGALAEAMAYVIARHPVVGAGFTTDDDGNPVQLLKAGRRVDVRTVELTTDAEAEALRIRDRESGFDPGEPPLIRLTVVRLPDGRDGLLLSYHLLLWDGWSREILLRDLFDAYEAVVAGEPWDATPAVPGFEEYARELAAKDPAVAERFWADHLTGLSGPTLLAGPAPDLIEELPQPLVHTLSAELTELLREAARVHGVTLNSVLTGAFGLLLGARTGRADAVFGVTVSGREGAGHGDIVGVLLNTVPMWTRARPEETVGAYLSAVQAARVAAMDHEHLGLGEIQRASGHDTLFDNLFVLQNFLDLDAFAAMNARHGITSVRADDSTHYPYTWVVTPGDRLTVKLEHRHGDAEAARRLLDDYLRVLEDVARSTGLMGALRGLGPDPEPAARTDIGTDTVVDRFDLAADRHPDRIALVADGATMTFAQLRDRSRAVAGVLARRGIGPETTVGLAIPRSLDWIAALFAVLRVGGAYVPLELDHPDERIATIVEDARPEVILTVSSVSPRLSGELIELDRPLPEAEPYVTFAPDDPDRLRRPAYTIYTSGSTGKPKGVVTEYAGLTNMLINHQRRIFEPVLAEHGHRTFRIAHTVSFAFDMSWEELLWLADGHEVHICDEELRRDAPRLVAYCAEHAIDVINVTPTYAQQLIAEGLLDDPRQRPPLVLLGGEAVTPTLWQRLSETEGTVGYNLYGPTEYTINTLGVGTFECQDPVVGVAIDNTEVYVLDPWLRPLPDGAPGELYVAGVGIARGYLGRSAQTAHRFVACPFGAPGERMYRTGDLVIRRPDGNIVYLGRTDQQVKIRGHRVELGEVEAVFAAHPAVRFVAAVAQPDPQVDGAYRLAAYLVVEGAELAQVAAEVSSGLPDFLRPTHFARVDSIPLTVNGKADTKALPEARPLGALTTAGERGPETETETVVCEFFAEALDLEDDEVSAVSDFVSLGGHSMLAVRLIGLLRREYGPVVTIRDLFTLRTPEAIARHLDEN; encoded by the coding sequence ATGACGGAACCGTCTGCTCCTCACGTACTGCTCTCTCCCACCCACTTCGCCGATGTGCGCAGGCGCATCGGCGAGTACAGCGACCGGACCGTCGCCGAGGCATGTGCCATCGGGCTGGCGTACTGGGCGACGGGTACCGGCCCCGAAGGCATCGACCTCACGCCCGGGACCTCGTTCGCCGATGTCCTCGGCTGGGTCGACAACGGCGGTGGCGGGAGCCGGGGCTGGGAGGTCGGTGCGGACGGCCTGAGCGTCACGGTCCCCGACGGTGTGCCGGTGGCCGACGCGCAGCTCGCCCTGGACGACCTGGCCGACTTCCCCGACCGGCCCGTCGGCACCATCGGCCCCTCCGGCATCGCGGCACGGATCGAGACCCTGGCCGGCTGGAACGACAACCGGGCCGACCGCGTCCGCCCGACCGTCGTGGAGCTGTTCCGCGAGCAGGCCCGCAGCAGGCCGAACGCCGTCGCGATCGTCGACGAGCACCGAACCCTGACCTACCGTGAGGCCGCCGAGAAATCTGCGCAGTTGGCCCAGCACCTGATCGGGCGCGGGCTCGACTCCGAACAGGTCGTCGGGATCTCGCTCGGTCGCTCCGCCGAGATGGTCATCGGCCTCCTCGCCGTGCTCCAGGCCGGCTGCGCGTTCGTCCCCCTCGACCCGCAGTGGCCCGCCGCCCGCAGGGCCGTCGTCATCGAGGACGCCGGGGTCGTGCTCCAGCTCGACGGCTCGGGCGTCTCCGACGCGTCCGAGCCGGACGCCGTCGCCGTCGACCTCGGCGACTGGGGATTCGGCTCCTGCCCGGCACAGGCGCCCGAGGTGGTCGTCCACCCCACCTCACTGGCGTACGTCATCTTCACCTCCGGCTCCACCGGCCGCCCCAAGGGCGCCATGATCCGCCACGAGGCGATCAGCGAGCGCCTGCTGTGGCAGCGGGAGGAGATCCTGCGGTTCGGCCACGACGACGCCTCGCTCTTCAAGGCGCCGCTCTCCTTCGACATCTCCATCAACGAGATCTTCCTGCCGCTGGTCTCCGGCGGCCGGCTGGTCATCCTGCGGCCCGGCGGCGAGCGCGACCCGCACCACCTGCTGAGCGTCATCGCCGAGCAGCGCGTCACCTTCACCTACCTGGTCTCGTCCATGCTGGACGTCCTCCTGGAGATCGAGGCCGGCTCCGGCCGTCTCGACAGCCTGCGCCACGTCTGGTGCGGCGGCGAGGTGCTGACCCCGGAGCTGTACGAGCGGTTCCGCACCCGCCTCGACATCCCCATGTACCACGGCTACGGCCCCGCCGAGACGACCATCGGCGTCTCCCACGTCATCTACCGGGGCGAGGCGGAGCGCCTGTCGACCTCGATCGGCAAGGCCAACCCCAACACCCAGCTCTACGTGCTGGACGACGAACTGCGCCCGGTCCCGGTCGGCGTCGGCGGCGAACTGTACGTGGGCGGACTCCTCCTGGGACGCGGCTACGTCGGTGCGCCCGGCCTCACCGCCTCCCGGTTCGTCGCCAATCCCTTCGCCTCCGACGGCTCCCGGCTCTACCGGACCGGCGACCTCGCCCGGTTCGCCCCCGACGGGTCGCTGGACTTCCTCGGCCGGGCCGACAACCAGATAAAGATCCGCGGGATGCGGCTGGAGATCGAGGACGTCGAGGCCTCCCTCGCCGAACACCCCCGTGTCCGGCACACCTGCGTCGTCGCCCGGAAGAACAGCGCGGGCGGCACCTACCTGGTGGGGTACGTCATCCCCTCCACCGGTGGCGAGGAGCTCACGGCCGACGAGGTCACGGCCTGGGCCACCGCCCACATGGTCGAGTACATGGTCCCCGCCCACCTCGTCGTCCTGACGGAGTTCCCGCTCACCGCCAACGGCAAGATCGACCGGGCCGCCCTGCCGGAACCCGCCCGGCCCACCGGCGGCCTCGTGGCACCCGCCACCGAGAACGAGCGCCTGGTGTGCGCGGCGGTCGCGGCGGTGCTGCGCGTCGACGACGTCGGCGTCGACCAGGACTTCTTCCTGCTCGGCGGCGACAGCATCCTGGCGATCTCCCTGCTCAGCGCCCTGCGCGAGGTCGGTCTGCATGTGACGGCACGCCAGATCTTCACCAACGGCACCGTCGGGGCGCTGGCGGCGGTGGCGAGCCGCGACGACGTCTCCGCCGTCGACCACGCCGACACCCCGACCGGCTCCGTGGTGGGATCACCGATCGTGCAGTGGCTCGGCGAGACCACCGAAGCGGTCGACGGCTTCGTGCAGTCGGTCGTCCTCAACACCCCGGCCGCGCTGACCGCCGACGCCCTCTCCACCGTCCTCACCGCCGTCCTCGACCGCCACGACATGCTCCGCGCCCGGCTGGTACGCGGCGAGCGCTGGAGCTTCGACATCCCGCCTGCCGGGGCGGCCACCGTGGGCTGGGAGGAGAGCGACGCGCCGCTGGAGGAGTGCGTCGAACGTGCCACCGGGGCACTGGACCCGGACAACGGTGTGATGCTGCGTGCCGTCTGGCGCCGCGCGGAACGCCAGCTGGTCCTGGTCGCCCACCACGTGGTGATCGACGGCGTGTCCTGGCGGATCCTCATGGAGGACCTGGCCACGGCCTGGCGTCGGCACGCCTCGGGCGCAGCTGTCGAACTCCCGCCCGTCGGTACGTCGTTCAGGCGCTGGACCCAGCTCCTGGAGCGGGCGGACTTCGCCACCGACCGCACCTACTTCGAGCGTGCCCTGCCGGGCGAGGACGCGCCGATCGGCAGGCGTTCCCTCACCGAGGCCGACACCGTGGCCCGTGAGCGGACCCGGACACTCACCGTCGGACCCGAGGAGACGGCCGCACTGCTGGGCGAGGTCCCCGCCACGTTCCACGCGGGCGTCAACGACGTCCTGCTGACCGCGCTGGCCGTCGCCCTCGCCCGGTGGCGCCGCGACCGGGGGCAGGAACAGACCTTCGCCCACATCGAATTGGAAGGGCACGGCCGTGAGGGGAGGTTCGTGGCGGACGCGGTCGGCTTCGACCCCGAACTGTCGCGTACGGTCGGCTGGTTCACCACGCTGTTCCCGGTGACCGTCGACCCCGGCGCGGCCCCCGACCTCACCGCACCCGCCTATCTCGCCGCCGCCCTCAAGGCGGTCAAGGAAGACCTCGCCCGGGTCCCGAGCAACGGCCTCTCCTACGGCGCCCTGCGCTACCTCACCGACACCGGACCGGTCGCGCCCGCGCCCCAGGTGCTCTTCAACTACCTGGGCCGCTTCGACGCGGGCGCCTCGGGGGACTGGCAGCTCGCGGGCACCACAGGCCAGTTGGGTGAGAGGCGCGACCCGAGGATGCGCCTGCCGCGCGCCCTGGAGTTCAACGCGATCGCCGAACCCGACGCCGACGGCGCGTACGAGCTGGTCACCACCCTCTCCTGGCCCGAGGGCGTCTTCACCGACGAGGACACCGCCACCCTCGCCGCGTACTTCGGCGAGGCACTGTCCGCACTGGCCACGCTGGAGGAGGGCGGCCACACCCCCAGCGACTTCCCGCTGGTGGCGCTCGCCCAGGCCGACGTCGACGACCTGGACAGCGCGGAGCTGCGGGACATCCTGCCGCTGACCCCGCTGCAGGAGGGCCTCTACTTCCACTCGGTCTTCGACGACGACGCCACGGGCAGCTACGTGGAGCAGCAACTGCTCACCCTGGAGGGGGAGGTGGACGCCGGCCGGCTCGCGGCGGCCGCCACCCGGCTGCTCACGCTCCACCCCAACCTGGCCGCCCGCTTCACCGCCCTCGCCGACGGCCGGGTGGTCTCGGTCCTGGAGAGCGGAGTCCGGGCGCCCTTCACCACACTGGACCGCCCCGCCATCACCGACGACGAGATCCGCGGCCTCGCCGAGCGGGACCGCCGCGCCGGGTTCGACCTCGCCACCGGCCCCCTGATGCGCTACACCCTCATCCGCGCCGGAGCCGGCCGCACCGTCCTGGTGCAGACCGTCCACCACATCATCGCCGACGGCTGGTCCGTGCCGCCGATGCTCCGCGCCCTGCTGGCCGAGTACCACGCACCGGGGTCCGTGTACCCGATCGGCGGCTACCGCGACTACGTCGGCTGGCTCGCCCGGCAGGACCAGGACGAGAGCGACCGGGTATGGCGCGAGGAACTCGCCGACCTGCCCGGCCCCTCCCTGGTCGCCGAAGGGCACACCCCCTCCGAGCAGTTCGCCGACATCGCGGCCGAGCCCGCCGAGGACATCGACATCGCCGCACGGTCGGCGGGCGTGCCCCTGAGCGTCGCCGTCCACAGTGCGTGGGCGGTGACGCTGGGAGGCATCCTGCACGGCCGGGACGTCGTCTTCGGCTCCACCGTCTCCGGACGCGACGCCGACGTGCCAGGCATCCGGGACATGGTGGGCCTCTTCATCAACACCATCCCCGTACGGGCCCGTTGGTCCGCCACCGACACCGCGTACGACCTGCTCACCGCTGTCAAGGAACATCAGAGCGCCGTCCTGGCGCACCAGCACGTGTCGCTGGCACGGATCGGGCGGCAGAGCGGCGCGGGCTCCCTCTTCGACACCCTGGTGGTGTTCGACGTCGCGACCGACGTGGACGCCCTGCGCGGCCCGGACGACACCCTGGCCGTCACCGACATCGTCAACGAGGGCGCCCCGCACTACCCGTTGACGCTGGTCGTGGAGCGGTCGCACGACGGCCGCCCGCGCTTCAACCTGATCTACGACGGGGAGCTGCTGCGCAGGGAGAGCGCCGCGGCGATCCTGCACGCGTTCACCCGGACCCTCACCGAGCTGCTGAGCCGCCCGGACGCCCGGGTCGACGAGCTGGCCCCCGAGTCCGACAGGGCCCCCGAGCGGGCCGCGCCGACGACCCTGGGAGCGCTGTTCGACACCGCCGCCCGCCGTGACCCGGCGGCCACCGCCGTGACCCAGTGCGCCCTGGACGGCGGTACCCGGTCCCTGACGTACGGCGAACTGACCACCGCCAAGAACGCGTTGACGTCCGTCCTGGGCGCGGCCGGAGTCCGCCCCGGGCAGCGGGTCGCCGTCGCCGTCCCGCGCTCCCTGGAGCAGGTCGTCGCCCTGATCGCCGTCGTCACCGCCGGAGGCGCGTACGTGCCGCTGGACCTGGCGTACCCGGACGAGCGGCTGGAGTACATCCTCGCCGACTCCGCCCCGCAGGTCGTCCTCGTGGACCGGGACCAGCGCGACCGCTTCACCCGGCTGCTGGAGAGCGCCGGAGTGGAGGCCCGCGTACTCGTCCAGGGGGATGAACAGCCGTCGGCCGGCACCGCCGCGCCCGAGGTGAGCCCGCAGGACGCCGCGTACGTCATCTACACCTCCGGCTCCACCGGCCGGCCCAAGGGCGTCGTCGTCCCGCACTCCGCGGTGGCCACGCTCCTCGCCAACACCCGACCGGACATGGACTTCGGGCCGGACGACGTCTGGGTCCAGTTCCACTCCTTCTCCTTCGACTTCGCCGTCTGGGAGCTGTGGGGCGCCCTCGCGCACGGTGGCGAACTGCTCGTCCCCGAATACGCGTTGACCCGCTCGCCCGTCGACTTCCACCGGCTGGTCAGGGAGCGCGGAGTGACCGTGCTCAACCAGACCCCCTCCGCCTTCCACCAGTTCGTCGAGGCCGACCTGCACGCCGACCGACCGGTCACCGCCCTGCGCCGCGTCATCTTCGGCGGCGAGGCGCTGGACCTCGGGCGGCTGCGCGGCTGGGTGGAGCGGCACGGCACCGGTGCGCCCGAGCTGGTCAACATGTACGGCATCACCGAGACCACCGTCCATGTCACCCACCGGGTCCTGACCGACGAGGACTTCACCGGCGGCACAGACGTCAGCCCGATCGGCGGACCCATCCCGGGGCTGACCACGTATCTGCTGGACGACCGGCTCCGGCCGGTGCCGCCGGGCCGGGTGGGTGCCATCTACGTCGCGGGCGATCAGGTGTCCCTCGGCTATCTGGGCCGCCCGGCGCTCACCGCGAGCCGCTTCGTGGCGAACCCGTTCGCGGGCGACGGCTCCCGGATGTACCACACGGGCGACCTCGCCCGCCGGACCCTCGACGGGGAGCTGGAGTTCGCGGGCCGCGCCGACGACCAGGTGCAGCTGAAGGGGTTCCGGGTCGAACTCGGCGAAGTGGAGAACGCCATGAGGGAGGTGAACGGCGTCGTCGACGTGGCCGTCACCGTGGCCGACAGCGGCGACCACCTCGTCGCACACATCGTGGGCGCCGCGCCCGCCGATCTCACCACCCTGCTCTCCGCCAAGCTGCCCGTCCACATGGTGCCCGGCCGGGTGCTGCCGGTCGACGCGCTGCCGCTGACGGTCAACGGAAAGCTGGACCGCAAGGCGCTGACCGAGCGGGCCGCGCACCAGGACGGCCCCCAGCAGGAGCGGGCCACGGGCGGCTCCGACGCCCTCACCGCACTGGTCGACATCTTCGCCGGGACGCTGACCGGCACCTCCGTGGACGCCGACACCGACTTCTTCGGTGCCGGGGGCGACAGCATCATCGCCATCACCGTGGTCAACCGGGCCCGCGCGCTGGGTCTGCCGATAGCGCCCCGGGACGTGTTCCTCCGCAAGACCCCGCGCGCCCTCGCCGACCACCTGGCCACCCGCGCCCCGCAGACCGCGCCGACGCCCGTCACCCGCCGCGAGGACGGCCCGCTGCCGCTCACCCCGATCATCCTGCGCCGACGGGAGCTGGGCGGCTCGCTCGCCCGGTTCGCCCAGGCCAGGGCCCTGGAGGTCGCCGACGGCACCGGTCTCGCCGACATCCGGCGCGCCGCGAACGCCGTCGTGGCCGCCCACCCGGCCCTCCGGCTGCGGCTGGGGACCGAGCACGGCGTATGGACCCTGCGCACCGAACCCGCCCGGGAGGCCACCCTCGCCACCCCGGACACCACCGACGCGACGGCCGCCGCCAACGCGGCCGCCGGACGGCTGGACCCGGAGGCCGGAGACGTCATCGCGTTCTCCTGGCTGGCGGCGAGCCGCACCCTGGTCGTCACGGTCCACCACCTCGCCGTCGACGCGGTGTCCTGGCTGATCCTCCTGGACGACCTCACCACCGCCCTGACCGGCGCCGCCCTGGAGCCGCCGACCACGTCGTACGCCGCGTACGCCGAAGCCCTCGCCGTACGGTCGGCGGAGTCGGCCGAAGGGCTCGGCCACTGGCTCACCACCCTCCAGGCCCCGCCCTTGGTGCCCGCACCCGGCGAACTGCGCGAGACCACCGCCGTACTCCCGCCCGACGTCAGCGACCTCGTGACCCGCACTGCCCCCGCGGCCCTCGGCGTCGGCCTCACCGAGCTGCTCTGCGGCGCCCTGCGCACCGCGCTGACCCACATCCAGCCCACCCCCACCGACCTGGCGATCGACCTGGAGCGCCACGGCCGGGTCCCGGCGGCGGAGCACCACGACTACACCCGTACCGTCGGCTGGTTCACCTCCATCGCCCCCGTACGGCTCACCCCGCACACCGACCCCGTCGCCGCGGCCCGCGAGATCGCCGAGCGCCAGCCCGATGAGGAAGGCCACGTCGCCTACGGCCGGCTCAGGTACCTCAACCCGCAGACGGCCCCCCTCCTCACCGCTCGCCCCCAGGTCCTCTTCAACTACCTCGGCAGGGGTGGTGAGTCGGAGGCCTTGAGGGTCACCGGTGACGGCGAGGGCGAGAGCCCGTACGCCGTCGAGGTCAACGCCTGGACCGACGACGCCACCGGCAGCCTGCACGCCGCTCTCACCCTCGCCGCGGGGATACCCGAGGAGCTCACCGACCACTGGCTCACCGCCCTCACGCAGATCGGGAGCGCCGCCGCCACCGCCGAGCGCACCGCCCCGGTCACCCCCCTCCAGCGCGGCCTCTTCTTCCAGGCCCAGATGGCGGGCGCGGCCGGACACTACGTCGCGCAGAGCTGGTTCACCTTCGACCGGCGGCTGGACACCGGCGCCTTGGCCGAAGCGATGGCGTACGTCATCGCCCGCCACCCGGTCGTCGGTGCGGGCTTCACCACCGACGACGACGGCAACCCGGTCCAGCTTCTCAAGGCGGGCCGCCGGGTCGACGTCCGCACGGTCGAACTGACCACGGACGCCGAGGCCGAGGCCCTGCGCATCCGGGACCGTGAGAGCGGCTTCGACCCGGGGGAGCCGCCGCTGATCCGGCTGACCGTGGTGCGGCTGCCCGACGGCCGTGACGGGCTGCTGCTCAGCTACCACCTGCTGCTCTGGGACGGCTGGTCCCGCGAGATCCTGCTGCGCGACCTCTTCGACGCGTACGAGGCCGTCGTCGCGGGCGAGCCGTGGGACGCCACCCCGGCCGTGCCGGGCTTCGAGGAGTACGCCCGGGAGCTGGCCGCCAAGGACCCGGCCGTGGCGGAGCGCTTCTGGGCGGACCATCTGACCGGCCTCTCCGGTCCTACGCTGCTCGCCGGTCCGGCCCCGGACCTCATCGAGGAGCTGCCGCAGCCGCTGGTGCACACGCTCTCCGCCGAGCTGACGGAGCTGCTGAGGGAGGCCGCCCGGGTCCACGGCGTCACCCTGAACTCGGTGCTGACCGGGGCGTTCGGGCTGCTGCTGGGCGCCCGTACCGGCCGTGCCGACGCCGTGTTCGGCGTGACCGTCTCGGGCCGGGAGGGCGCAGGGCACGGAGACATCGTCGGCGTACTGCTGAACACCGTGCCCATGTGGACCCGGGCCCGGCCCGAGGAGACGGTCGGCGCGTATCTGTCGGCCGTACAGGCGGCGCGGGTGGCGGCGATGGACCACGAGCACCTGGGGCTCGGCGAGATCCAGCGGGCCAGCGGCCACGACACCCTGTTCGACAACCTCTTCGTGCTCCAGAACTTCCTGGACCTGGACGCCTTCGCCGCGATGAACGCCCGCCACGGCATCACCTCGGTCCGGGCGGACGACTCCACGCACTACCCGTACACCTGGGTCGTCACCCCCGGCGACCGCCTCACGGTCAAGCTGGAACACCGGCACGGCGACGCCGAGGCCGCCCGACGGCTGCTGGACGACTACCTGCGGGTGCTGGAGGACGTGGCCCGGTCGACGGGCCTGATGGGTGCGCTGCGCGGCCTGGGGCCGGACCCTGAGCCCGCCGCACGTACGGACATCGGTACGGACACCGTCGTCGACCGCTTCGACCTCGCGGCCGACCGCCACCCGGATCGGATCGCGCTCGTCGCCGACGGCGCGACGATGACGTTCGCCCAACTCCGCGACCGCAGCCGGGCCGTGGCGGGGGTGCTCGCCCGGCGGGGGATCGGCCCGGAGACGACCGTGGGCCTCGCGATCCCGCGCTCCCTCGACTGGATCGCGGCCCTCTTCGCCGTACTGCGGGTCGGTGGCGCCTACGTACCGCTGGAGCTCGACCACCCCGACGAGCGGATCGCGACCATCGTCGAGGACGCGCGGCCCGAGGTGATCCTCACCGTGAGCAGCGTCTCGCCCCGGCTGAGCGGCGAGCTGATCGAGCTGGACCGCCCGCTGCCGGAGGCCGAGCCGTACGTCACGTTCGCCCCCGACGACCCGGACCGGCTGAGGCGTCCCGCGTACACGATCTACACCTCCGGATCGACCGGCAAGCCCAAGGGTGTGGTCACCGAATACGCGGGTCTCACCAACATGCTGATCAACCATCAGCGCCGGATCTTCGAACCGGTCCTCGCCGAGCACGGCCACCGGACCTTCCGGATCGCGCACACCGTGTCGTTCGCCTTCGACATGTCCTGGGAGGAGCTGCTCTGGCTCGCCGACGGACATGAAGTCCACATCTGCGACGAGGAGTTGCGCCGGGACGCACCCCGGCTCGTCGCCTACTGCGCCGAGCACGCGATCGACGTCATCAACGTGACCCCGACCTACGCCCAGCAGCTGATCGCCGAAGGGCTGCTGGACGACCCGCGACAGCGGCCCCCGCTCGTGCTGCTGGGCGGCGAGGCCGTCACCCCGACGCTCTGGCAGCGGCTCTCCGAGACCGAGGGAACGGTCGGCTACAACCTGTACGGGCCCACCGAGTACACCATCAACACCCTGGGCGTCGGCACCTTCGAATGCCAGGACCCGGTGGTGGGCGTGGCCATCGACAACACCGAGGTGTACGTCCTCGACCCCTGGCTGCGACCGCTGCCCGACGGGGCCCCGGGCGAGCTGTACGTGGCGGGCGTCGGCATCGCCCGCGGCTACCTGGGCCGGAGCGCCCAGACCGCGCACCGCTTCGTCGCCTGCCCGTTCGGCGCCCCCGGTGAGCGCATGTACCGCACCGGGGACCTGGTGATCCGCCGGCCGGACGGGAACATCGTCTACCTGGGCCGTACCGACCAGCAGGTCAAGATCCGCGGCCACCGGGTCGAACTGGGGGAGGTGGAGGCCGTGTTCGCGGCCCATCCGGCGGTGCGGTTCGTCGCCGCCGTCGCCCAGCCCGACCCGCAGGTCGACGGCGCCTACCGGCTGGCCGCCTATCTCGTCGTGGAGGGGGCGGAGCTGGCCCAGGTCGCCGCCGAAGTCAGCTCCGGGCTGCCGGACTTCCTGCGCCCGACCCACTTCGCCCGGGTCGACAGCATCCCGCTGACCGTGAACGGGAAGGCTGACACCAAGGCGCTGCCCGAGGCGCGACCGCTCGGCGCGCTGACCACGGCGGGCGAGCGCGGACCGGAGACCGAGACCGAGACCGTGGTCTGCGAGTTCTTCGCCGAGGCACTGGACCTGGAGGACGACGAGGTGAGCGCGGTGAGCGACTTCGTGTCCCTCGGAGGACACTCCATGCTGGCGGTGCGGCTGATCGGGCTGCTCCGCCGCGAGTACGGTCCAGTGGTCACCATCCGTGATCTGTTCACCCTGCGCACCCCGGAAGCGATCGCCCGCCACCTCGATGAGAACTGA